In bacterium, the genomic stretch TAGACTTTATAACTTTATAAACTTTACAACTTTATAGACTTTACAAACTTTATAACTTTATAAACTTTACAACTTTATTCCCTTGACTTAATGCCATTACATTTTTAATTTAAATAGAAAAACAGATCCCGAAAAACCGGAGTATAATTCGTGAAATATTTCAGAACCCAAAGTTTAATTCTAATTTTTACAGCTGTTGTTCTATTCACTGTTTCCTGCAGTATCATGCCTGACAACTCTTACAGCGTCAGAAACCGCTATAATCCTCATTCAGGAATTAAAACTGCTGCCGAATCATTCCTCGGAGTTCCCTACAGATACGGGGGAAAAGACAGGTATGGAATGGACTGTTCCGGGCTTGTTGTTGCAGTTTTCAAAAAAGCTTTTAGACTGGAACTTCCCCACAGTTCCCATAAACTTTTTAAACTTGGGAAAGATGTGGAAATTCAGAATCTTAAAACCGGAGACCTTGTTTTTTTCCGGTCAAAAACAGCAATGATTTCACACGTTGGAATATATCTCGGTAAAAATATTTTTATACACGCATCATCTTCAAGAGGAGTGATAGAATCTAATCTTACATCTCCATATTACAGAAAAAGATTTATAGGTGCAAAAAGAATTGTACTATCTGATATCAACACATCTATGTAAAAAATACAAATATTACCGCTTATCAACTATCCGAGTACAGTCAGATTAGCATACTCAACAAGAAATTTCTTCTTTGTTCCCTCATCAAAAAGCACAGTTACTGTTTGATGTGTACCCTTTCCCCCTGATTCAATCACTCTTCCTTCTCCGAACAATTTATGGCTAACACGTGTATCCCTTTGCAGCCTTGACGGTTCCTGAGAAAATGTTTCTGCATCAGAAGAAGAATTGAATCCTTTTTTTAATGCAGGGCGTGTCCCTGTTTGTTTAAATCCGCTTCTGAATCTTTTGGGGTTAATACCTCTTATTTCAACTACATCGGAATCAATCTCATCTAAAAATCTGGACTGCACTGAAACTTTAAATTCATTGAACCTTCTTCTTTCATTGGCCCAAAAAATGTATACTTTTTGTTTTGCTCTTGTAAGCCCCACATAAAAGAGCCTTCTCTCCTCTTCAAGTGCATCAGGATCCTCTATGCTTCTCACAAGCGGGAAAAGCCCCTCTTCACAGCCTGTAATCATTACAACGGGAAATTCCAGCCCTTTTGCGCTGTGCAGAGTCATAAGAGTAATTGCATTAGCTTTACTGTCCCATGAATCTATATCATTGACGAGAGATACCTCTTCGAGAAATCCTGAAATTGTCGAAGACTCATTACGCATTACATATTCATCAACAGATGACAGCAGCTCGTGTATATTTTCCGCCCTGCTCTGGCTCTCCTGACTGATATCTTTTTTATACATCAGCAGCATACCTGTTTCATCAGTCAATGCATGTACAAGTTCGTCAGGCTTGAACTTATCCCTTAATGCCATATATTTTGAGATAAGATCATAAAATGCTTTTATCCCTGTTTTTATTCTGTCAGATATTGAATTTATTTCTTCTGCCATTGCGGACGCCTCAAGAAGAGAGATATCCTTTTCTTTTGCAAACTCTTCCAGTTTTCCGAGAGAAACCTTGCCAATGCCTCTATAAGGAAAATTAACAACACGCCTGAAACTTACATCATCTTTCGGATTTACAACTAATTTCAGATATGCAAGAAGGTCCTTTACTTCCTTACGTTCATAAAATCTTATTCCGCCTACAATAACGTATGATATTCCGCTTCTTCTTAAAGCATCTTCAAGAACACGGGACTGAGCATTTGTCCTGAAAAGGATAGCAAAATCATTAAACGTCCTTTTTCTTTTAAATATCTCGTTATGAATCTTTTCCACCACACTACGGGCTTCTTCATGTTCATTACGAGTTTCAACAACATCTATCTTCTCCCCCTGATCGTTTTCGGACCAGAGGGTTTTACCTTTTCGCCCTTTATTGTTGGCTACTACTGAAACAGCGCCTTTTAAAATATTTTTTGTTGATCTGTAGTTCTGCTCAAGCCTGTAAACTGCCGAACCTGAAAAATCCTTTTCAAATTCAAGGATATTTCTTATATCAGCCCCTCGCCACCTGTATATGGACTGGTCATCATCTCCCACAACACAAATATTATTATGAGCCTGGCCGAGAAGCCTGATTAACTGATACTGGGCTCTGTTCGTGTCCTGGTACTCATCAACAAGTATATAACGGAACCGCTCCTGGTAGCTTTTCAGGATATCTTCTCTTTTTGTAAAAAGTAAAATCGGTACAGTGATTAGATCATCAAAATCAAATCCGTTATTTTTTCTCAACCTAATCTGGTACAGGGGATAAATTTTTGCAACCATTTCTTCAAAAAGAGTAGATGCCCGCTCGGAAAATATTTCGGGAGGAACAAGGCTGTTCTTTGCCTTGCTTATTGTGGATAGTATGGCAGATACGGAATATTTCTCTCCGCCTGTCAGGGTATCGTTTATTATGGTTTTGATAATCTTCTCCTGATCTTCTCTGTCATAAATAACAAAATCAGAAGTGTATCCTATTGCAGAGGCCTCTCTCCTTAGAATTCGGGAAAAGATAGAATGAAAAGTTCCTATCCACAAACCCTCGCTTTGCGGTACAAGAGCCTTAATTCTCTCCTTCATTTCTCCTGCAGCTTTCTTTGTGAAAGTAACTGCCAGAATGTTCTGCGGAGGCACTTTTCTTTCTGAAATAAGATGAGCTATCCGCATTGTAAGAACTCTTGTTTTTCCGCTTCCCGCACCTGCCAGAACCATAACCGGGCCGTCACCTGCCAGAACCGCATCCCGCTGCTCATTATTCAGCGTTTTCAGAATATCTTTCACAAAAACCTCTTTAGGGGTAAAAATTATTTATAAAGCCGACGGACTCTTTTCCTTATTGTGTCAAATTTATTCTTGGCCCGTAAGTGTTCTGTCATTGTTTTGGAAAAAGTGTGCGACCCGTCACCGTCTGCAACCATGTAGAGATAGCGGCTGCTATCCGGATACAGTGCTGCAATAATTGATTCTTTACCAGGATTATTTATGGGTCCGGGAGGTAATCCTGCATGGATATAGGTATTGTAAGGGGAATTAATCTGAAGGTCATCTTTCAAAAGACGCCTCGGCCCGTCAGGAATAATGTACTGGATCGTGGGATCAGCCTGAAGGCGCATGCCTCTTTTTAATCTGTTATGATAAAGCGCAGAGATTGTTTTTCGCTCTGAATCTACCTGTGCTTCACCTTCGATTATTGATGCAAGTGTCATGGCCTCATGAACTGTCATGCCCATTTTTGCCGCTCTTGTTTTAAGGGCACTATTAAAAACCTGTTTCCACTGTCGAACCATACGTTTTATGACTTCTTCCGCATCAACTGTACGGCTGAATCTGTATGTATCAGGGTATAGATATCCTTCTAAAGAATGGGCATTAATACCAACTAATCTGCACAGGGAATCGCTCATCACCAATTTCATAAAATATCCGGGATTAATATTAAACTTTTCTTTCAGCAATTCAGCCATCTCTGCAGCTCTCATTCCTTCGGGGAATGTAATCTTTTCAGTTATGACCCTTCCTTTATATAATTTCTCAGCAATTGAATAATTGTTCAATCTTCCGAAAAATTCATAATCTCCTGCCTGCAGTTTCTTTGATATTCCAAGCAGTTTGACAGCTATAACAAACTTCTTTTTATTTGAAATAAGGCCTTTATTTATAAGTGTATCAGCTATCTGTACCGGAGCCATACCAGGAAGGACTTTTATTTCAACTCCTGATTTTTTTCTTACTTCTGCTGTCGGATAAAAAAGTACATAAAAAAATGAAACTATCACAACACAAAGAATTATTAATACTGAAAAAGCATACTCCCTCTTTCTGATATATTTTAAAAAATTCTCAACCTGCCTCATTTATCCTCCGTTTTAGCCATCGCCCTGATCCGGGTATCCGGTTTTATAGAAATTTGTACCGGGGAAAGCATCTATCAGCTCTATAACAAAATCACACTCATTTCTCTTTTTAAGGGAATCAAGCAGGCTTTTTCTGCGGGCTAATCCCCCCCATGGAACAGGAGGGCAATGGCATAAAGAAACAGCGCCATTATTGCTTCCTGTAAAAATAACAACTATTTTATCTTCATGCTGCCCGAACAGCTCAGATTGAATCAGAAAAAACAGCCCCGAAAATATCAGGGCCTTTTTTAAATTAAGGTCTTTCATAAACGCCAAACAATTTACAATATTTCAACTATATTGTCAACCGGAAATCTCAATATTTATTAGAATAAACAAATAAAAAAGCCCGGCATTGTACAAGCAGGGCTGAATAAAATCAATATGTGACAGAACTTAATTGACAAGCTTATGTAATTGCGGGCGCGGATCACGTACAGGTTTAAATCTTTTTGATTCGCCTTCTCTTTCCAGAAAATCGAGGCGTCTCGCAATTGTTTGTGTTTCCCTAATTATCTTGGTTTTTGAAGAACTTGTAAACAGTGCCATTCCAAGTACTCCTGCAATTCCGCCGATAATAAATGCTGCCAGGTATCCTAACATAATTTCCCCGTTTCTTATTTCTAATATGAACACATTTTCTGCTTTATCTTCTTTTTTTATTTGCAAAAAACGAGCCATAAATTTTAATATCTTTCATGTTTGCTGCATATCAAGTGCTTTATCTTAATTCATACTTGGCAGTACCCGTCTAACATACTGTTTTAACTATGATTAGTTGTGGTAATTATTTCAGCCTCACATTTATTTTATTAATATAAATAAAATTCAGGCTTGAGAAAAAAAGTAGTCCGCTACAAAATTTTCCCCTAGTTTGAATATTGAGAAGGAATTTCCTGCCTATTTGAATTTTTCTTTAAAACTATCCTCTATCTCTTAAAGTGTATTATGAGAACCGGATTAACTGAAGCATTTCATATTCGGTACCTGATTCTCCTTTGGCAGGATCTGTTTTATTTCAGATAATTACCCTTATTTTGTTTAACATTAAAACAGACGCATTAATGCGCCTGTTTTAATGTTAATTTCAATCCTCGTTCTTTAATTTCCGCCCAAATTAAGAGAAGAAATATCCATTAAATAAAGTGTTAACTTTCTCTCGCCTGGTTTCGCCCCTCTGCTGGAAGAAAATGTTAAAAGTTTTCCATCCGGCGATATTACAGGGAAACCGTCAAAAGCTTTATTAAATGTCAGTTGTTTTTGTTCCCCGGTTTTCATATTCATCAGGAAAATTTCATAATTATGCGGCGGAAGCACTTTAACAAAGACAAAATGGATCCCGTCCGGAGCAGGAAAAGGAGACCAGTTTGTTGTTTCAGCATCTGTAAGTTGTTTACAATTCGTACCGTCATCATTCACTGTAAAAATTGCCATGGGTATACCGCGCTGTCCCTGGTCTGTAATCTTCCAGGCACGGTAAATAATTGTTTTATTGTCCGGCAAATAGAACGCTCCGCCCTCCTGCCATATCGGTGTATGTGTAATCTGCCGCTGATTACTTCCGTCGGGATCCATCAGCCACAAATCCATTTTACCGTCAATCTGACGTCCGAATAAAATCTTTGTTGCGTCAGGAGAATAGGCTACTTCTGCATCGTAATACAAATTATCCGTTAATCTTTTTACGTTATTTCCATCAAGGTCGGAAATATATAATTCTGCACCTTTGGGATAATCTTCCGGCTTTGAATAATCTCCCTTATTCTTTAAATCCAGGTGATCCCTCGTGGAAGTCCAGATGATGCTCTTACCATCAGGATGATAAAATGTGCATGCGTCTTCACCTCTGTCATTTATTCTTTTTATATCAGTGCCGTCCAAATTCAGAGTATACACTAAAAAGGTTGAATCGCCTTCCATCTTTGCGTCACAGATTAATCGTTTTCCGTCCGGAGAAAAATATGCTTCCGCAGCCTGGGGAACATTCGGTATTCTCCAGACCTTTAATTCTTTCTTCTCTGTTTGCGCTGTTTTCTTCTGTTCTGACTTACAGCCGGATAGCATAATCATAATGCCGAGGAATAAAACAGCCGTAATTCTTTTTGATAGATTCATCACTTTCTCCTTCTCAAAATTACATGCCTTAATTAATTATATTTAAACTACCTCTCCGATAAAATCATTTCTCCCGAATTCTCTTTACCATCTCTTAAATAAACAAAACTGATCTTAACACCCGGCTCATAGGATTTTAACGCGTTGGAATAATCCCTCAGATTGTCAACTTTGTATTTGCCGAGTTTGACAATGATATCACCTTTTTTCAGTCCGGCCTTCTGTGCTGCTGAGCCTTCGGAAACGCCGGCCAGTTTTACGCCTTTGCCTGAATAGGCAAAATCAGGCATACTGCCGGTTCCGGCGCTCCGTTTACTGCTTTTGGGCCTCACCTGAACCGCCTGTTTTTTAACCGCCTTGAATGTTAAAGGCTCTTCTCTTTCCGCGAGATACAGAATTCCTTCTCTGACAAAAGAAGCCACCTTCACCATTCCGGCTGCATCAATTTTATCAGATGTATCAGAAGGACGGTGGTAATCGCTGTTGGCCCCGGAGAAAAACTGCACGGCAGGTATACCGGCGTTAATAAAGGACATCTGGTCACTGGCATCAAGTTCCTGAGTTACCATTTCAGCATCAACTCCGGTAACATACCCGGCGCCCATGAAAACAAACTTCCATTCGCGGGCGCTTGAAGTATTGAGAACCAGCAGTTTATTATCAAATAATCTGCCGACCGTATCCAAATTCAGGTCGCCTATAATTTTGGCAGCTGGATATTTCCCGGCATTTTTGACGTAATGTCCGGAGCCGACCAAACCGTTCTCTTCTGCTGTAAAAGCAATAAATATAATGGTTCTCTGCGGTTTCAGAGATCTGCCGAGCAGCTTTGCCAGCTCCATCATAACCGCTACTCCGCTGCTGTTATCATCTGCCCCGTTATGAATCTTACCTTCATTGCCTTTGCGCACATCGGGCCAGCCCAGGCCGAGATGATCATAATGTGCACTGACTACTACGGATTCTCCGGCCATATCTTTATTTGTTCCGGGTATGATCCCGATAATATTCTTAATGTATCCCTTATCACCCTTTTTATTAATCACATCTTTCCATGATTGGAAATATGTTCCGTTATCTCCGCCCGGCACGAGCCCCGCTTTTTTAAAATGTTCTGCGATAAATTCTGCGGCTTTTTCAATTCCCGGAGTTCCCAGGCCTCGCCCCTTCAGTTCATCACTTGCGAGAAATTTGACTGATTCAAGCATCCGGTCTGCAGAGAAAACAGGTGCAAGATAAGCAAGAGCCTTACGCTTCGGCAGTTCTGTAAATACATCTCCTGATTTATCTCCGATCTTCTTAACAAGAGGAGAATTTACCGCCCGCCATTGTCCCTTGGCTATATTAGTCGGTTCATCGCCTGTAAAAACAAGATAGCTGTATTTGCCGTAATGAAGCAGCTTTCTTGACAGGCCGTCAACAGCTTCCGGTTTCTCTATTGTTAACCAGGCTGCAACCGATTTATAATTTCCGGGATGCCTGACAGCCACAACAAAACTGTTTTGTCCGTATTTAAAATCGGATTTTGCCAGCCGTACGGAACTGCCGGTTATTTCAGCATCGTACCCGGCAATACCTTTTTCAATTATATCTTTATAAATATTTTCGCGTCCGAATATCCAGACTGCCTTATCGGCCGGTAAGTTGGAAATTTCCGTATCGAATTTAATTTCTATTCTTTTGGTCTTATCTTTAGCCCACTTCTCGGCCAATATTTTATAATTGTTCAGCTTATCAGGCCCGGCCTTTGACGGCAGAATAATAAGGATATCTTCCGAACCGAAAATTTTTGAAAGTGACGGCGGAATTTCAAAATAGTTAAGCTTCCTGAATAACTGAAATTGTGGATCTATCTGAAGAAGCCCGGGCTTCTTCTTAAAAAACAGATCATAGTTCTGATTTTTTACAGTCATGACGACTTTTCCAATTTTAACTTCATCTTTAAATGAAACAGCAACCGGTACATTTAAAACAAAGGCAGCTTCCTTCTGATTCTGGGTCAGGGTAAACTTCAACTTAAACCCGTCTTTTACTTTTTTAATTTTAACTTTGGATAAACCGAGCTCGGGAGCGCCGGTTCTGTCAATCCATTGCTTGAAGAAGGGTTTAAAATCTCTGCCGCAGACATCTTCAAAAGCAAGCCGGATATCATCAAAAGAAGCAAATTTAAATTTATTGTCTCTGTAAAATTTCTGAAAACCCTTGACAAAATTTTCATCTCCCACATCCTCACGCAGCATGTTCCAGGTCATCATGCATTTGCCGTAGCCCACAGCTTCGGAAGCTGCGTCATGGCGGGCAAGAAACTTGTTCAGAGGAAAATCATTCTGCGGTGTCACGTAATCGGTATATTTCTGAATTGTCGATCTTCTGTAATCCGCCCCCTGGCCCCGCTGTTCCTTTATCAGATGATCTGCCATATACACTGTAATGCCCTCACACCAGTTGCCGCTCTTAAAATCTACATAGACGCTGTTGCCCCAGTAATTATGCAGCAGTTCATGCGGATAAGAGGAATGAAGAATGAACGGAAAACGGATAATCTGCTCTCCAAGCAGGGTAAATGAAGCCATGCCGTAACCTGTCTCCCAAAAATTCTCGATAAGCGCGAATTTAGAGAAAGGATAAGGACTGATCAGTTTACGGTACATTTCAAGATATTGAGCAGTCGTTTCAAGATATTTATTGGCCAGATTTTCGTCAGGAGTACGCAGAAAAGCCATAACATCTACGGCACCGGCTTTGAGGATGTATTCATGAAATTTTGCAGCGATAAGATAAATTTCTTCCATGGGCTCAGGAGCATCCCAGGTTGTGATTCTGCGGCCGTTTTTAATTTCATGTTTAATCCGCCTGCCCTGGCTTACCGAATCCCAGTCTTCCGGCAGTACAGTTGTAAGTTCAAAGGAAACAGCCTTCTCATTAAACCAGGGAACCCAGTAAGTGGAGCCTCCGAGATAAACACCCTTCTCACAAATAATTCCCGGGGTCTGGCTGAAGCCCCGGGCGTATTCGGTGCCGGTATCAGCTATTTTGTAATTAATTTCACCCTTCATTTTAAGGGTAAAAACCGCATCTCCCGCCGGCTTATCCGCAAAATAGACTTTATACTTATTTTGAGTTATTGAGGAGGACAGATTAAAATCTTCCACATCCATCCCGAAATCCTTTGCCCTGATCTCACTTTTATCGAGCGTAATAGTAACGCCCGGTGTTTCTGAAGAAACTTCTAAGCTGCTGACCAGCAGAAAGTACAGTGTCTGATCCGCAGCCGGAATCGTAATGACGTCCGTTGATTCGATATAATGGTTAGCCGGATCAACTGCAGCCGTAATCCGGTGATTAATTGTCTGCTGCTGTGCCAAAGCTGAAGAAATCAGAGCCAGCAGAATCAGGGTAATTTTTTTTATCATTTTTGTCTCCTCATTTATAATTATTCAGGCCTTGCTTGTCAAATTCTCATACATTTTATTTAATACATTCTTACATATCTCCATGTCTTCGGAAGAAATATCTTTTTCGGCAGTGTTAATATTTATCTCGGTATGAATTATCAATTTTTCTTTTAAACTTTTTCCTTTTTCTGTTAAACAAATTAATTTTTGCCTTTTATCAGTGTTACCGTGCTGACGTAAAATTAAACCTTTTTTTTCCATATTGTTTAACAGGCGGGTTACGCTTGTTTTATCTTTGCCCGTAAGAGACGCAATATCCTGCTGAGGAAGCCTGTCCTTATTCCAGAGTATTACCAGTACAACAAATTGCTGGACATTAATATTTAAACCAGCCTGCACATAACTTCTGTTCAGATGATTGGTAAAAGCCCTTCGTACTTTTCCCACAAGGTGTGCAACTGATTCTCCTGCCATTAAATTTCTGCGCTGCATATAGCCTGCCCTTTAATTTAGTTGCGTATACAACCAAATTCAATATAGGCTATGTTTCCCGGAAAAACAAGAAAATTATTATTTCCCGCCTTAAGCCCCTCTCTATTCGGAGTTACTGTTCTTATTTCAAATCAAAGTACTAATGCTTTTATCGGAATTAGAAAACTTTTTAAACAGGTTTTAGCCTCGCTGATAAAAATTGAAACATTTCGCCTTACAATCCGTCGTATTTAATAGAGCCTATGAAAAAAGATTATGGAAATGAGCGAAATTTAGTAGAAAACGTTCTTAAAAAAGACAGAGAAGCGGTCAGATATTTTATCGACTCTTACAAACGCCTTGTGGAACATATCATCTGGCGAATGGTTAAACGAAGGGAAGAGAGGGAGGATCTGTTTCAGGACGTCTTTTTAAAAATCTTCTCATCTCTCGAAACATTCCGTTTTAAATGTAAACTTTCATCGTGGGTAGGCAGGATTACATACAACACCTGCCTGAATCGAATTAAAAAAAAGAAAGCGGCTCTTGCATCAGACATCTCTCCTGAAAAGGGAGATGATGACATTTTTATAAGCAGGGATAAGACTCACGATATTTTATACGAATCAGAAGAATACATAGCAATCATTAAAAATGAAATTATGGGAATGGAACCTTCGTATCGTACAATTCTTACTCTCTACCATATTGATGAACTTTCATACAGAGAAATAGGTGAAATAATGGACATTCCTGCCGGGACAGTCAAATCTTACCTTTTCAGGGCAAGGCAGAAGTTACGGCTTGCAGTTGAAAAAAAGTACAAGGGAGAATTATCATGTCAGAACATCTGACAGAATATGAATTGCAGAACTACATTGAAAATCCTGATTCTGCTTCGGGCAGAAAAGCTGCTGTTCATGTGGAAAACTGCGATACCTGCAAAGTAAAGCTTGAGGAATATTCTATTATATTTGATGGACTTACACATTCTCCTGACTCTTTTATTGATGATAATATCTGCAGTAAAATTGTTGAAAGTATTATTCCTTCTGAAAAAGTACCATTCTTCAGTACATGGAGCATAATACTTTTTTCAGCACTGCTCGGAGGCGCAGTTTTTTATACTGCTTTTCTAACGCATTTCTCGGCATTTAATATCTTCCTGTCCGGTATCTTTTCAGCAATTAAAGAAGCTGCAATACCATTTGTAATATTTGCAAAAAGCAGGAATCCCTTTGCATCTCTTACTATTATATCACTGTCCGCAATTATGCTTATAGCCTTTTTGGACACTATTGCCTCAAAAAAATTCGGGGCTGTGTCATCTATGCTCCGATAATTTTTGTTGCTAATACTGGTCAGAATTACTATATTTTACAAATTAAATTTAATACGGCGGATGTGATGAATATTATAGAGAAAATCGGATACAGCTATGTTCGTTTTTTTGTTAACCCTCAAAGAAAACGTAAAGCTGTAAATTTTAAAGACTCCCTTTCAAAAGCAGCCTCAATACTTGTAATTCCACGAGCAGATCAGACCAGGGAGGACAAAGAATCACTTAAGAAGCAGTTTAGCGATCTGTTTCCTGAAAAAAGAATTGATATTTTTACTCCTGATGAAGATCTTTTAATTTCCGGAAAGCAGCGGACATATCAATATACATCAAATATTAAAGACATTCTTCAGTCACAGACAATTAAAAACACAGCCGGATCAGGATTCGATGTGCTGATTGATCTGGACATGGATTTTAATCTTCCGGCAATATACTTGACAAGGAAGCTGAATCCTGAAGTATGCATCTGTTTAGACAAACCCTATACAAAGCCGTTCTACAACCTTAATTTCAACGGAGTAAAAAAAAGTTCATACGAAAATATAATCAGCGAACTGTGCAAATTTTTAAAAGGGTTTATGAATTAATTTCTATAAATATTTCGTCTCTGACGGAGTCCTTCCATCGGGATATTTTTCAATATAAATTTTCTATCCGTTAAAACAGCTTCAGCTGGTCTTTATCCTTTGAAGGCTTTTTTTTGTAAGAGATAATCTCCTGTTCCGTAAAATCACTGTCAATAAGTGAAACAAAAGGGCTTTTCTCAAGAGAAAAAACCCGTCCGAAAAGCAGCCTGTTTTTTGCCATAGTCAGATACAGTCTCTTTTTTGTTCTTGTCATTCCCACATAAAAAAGCCGTTTCTCTTCTTCAGGGTCGCTCTCCTGCCCGGGGAAAAGAGAGTAAGGAATTAATCCCTTTTCACACCCTGCAATTATAACACATTCAAACTCCAGTCCTTTGGATGCGTGGAGAGTCATCAGCGTAACTTTCTCGGAATCAAGCAGAAGATCATCAGCAGAAGAGCCTGTAAGTGCAAACCTTAAGAAATCTTCGTGGCTTTTCCCGAACCTTTCCGATATGGAAAAAAGCCTGCTTACACTCTCTTCATTTTCCTCGTTGGGATTGATATACTTGTCTGCAAGATTTTTCAGAAGTTCCTCTACCGGCATATCCTGATATTTTAAATTTAATCCTGAAGTTGACGGCTCAATTTTAATAAATTTATTTTTACTGAAATGCGACATTAAAAACTTTGAAGCGGGATTTAGAACAAAACGCAGAAGATACACAACAGAGAGCACGGGTTCTGTCATAAAAAAAGAGTTCTCCCCTGCAACTCTGCAGGGTATGGAGTGATCTTTAAAAGCCTTTTTAAGAGCTGGAAACTGCTTTGCAGTACGGCATAAAACAGCGCATTCGGAGAGCGGAACAGTATCTCTCTCAGAGCCCTGA encodes the following:
- a CDS encoding RNA polymerase sigma factor; protein product: MKKDYGNERNLVENVLKKDREAVRYFIDSYKRLVEHIIWRMVKRREEREDLFQDVFLKIFSSLETFRFKCKLSSWVGRITYNTCLNRIKKKKAALASDISPEKGDDDIFISRDKTHDILYESEEYIAIIKNEIMGMEPSYRTILTLYHIDELSYREIGEIMDIPAGTVKSYLFRARQKLRLAVEKKYKGELSCQNI